A single window of Neisseria chenwenguii DNA harbors:
- a CDS encoding HvfB family MNIO-type RiPP peptide maturase: MNNHLCGAGLGYKRSLADGFLQCNPEVGPIRFIEIAPENWLRMGGAARKKFDEVAERFPVACHGLSLSLGGQDPLQTDFVRQIKEFMKQYNIGFFSEHLSYCSHHGHIYDLLPLPFTAESVRHTAARIRQVQDILEQRIALENTSYYAHSPLAEMTEVEFLNAVAREADCDIHLDVNNIYVNAVNHGILASRDYIDSVDIHRITYMHMAGHDQEHETLLIDTHGQPVCDDVWDLFAYTCSRLPHCVPTLLERDNNYPPFAELEAEVARIAQIQQQAEEIRHAVA; the protein is encoded by the coding sequence ATGAACAACCATCTGTGCGGCGCAGGGCTTGGTTATAAACGTAGCCTTGCCGATGGATTCCTGCAATGTAACCCGGAAGTCGGCCCTATTCGTTTTATCGAGATTGCGCCTGAAAACTGGCTGCGTATGGGAGGGGCGGCAAGGAAAAAATTTGACGAAGTAGCCGAACGGTTTCCTGTTGCCTGTCACGGCTTGTCGCTTTCTTTGGGCGGACAAGATCCGCTTCAAACTGATTTTGTCAGACAAATTAAAGAATTTATGAAGCAGTATAACATCGGTTTTTTTTCCGAGCATTTGAGTTACTGCAGCCATCACGGTCATATATATGATTTACTGCCACTCCCGTTTACTGCAGAATCTGTCCGTCATACTGCGGCCCGTATCCGCCAAGTCCAAGATATTCTAGAACAGCGTATTGCATTGGAAAATACTTCCTATTATGCCCATAGCCCGCTAGCCGAAATGACAGAAGTAGAATTCCTCAATGCCGTTGCCCGGGAGGCGGATTGCGATATTCATCTTGACGTTAATAATATTTATGTCAATGCCGTCAATCACGGAATATTGGCTTCCCGTGATTATATTGACAGTGTCGATATACATCGTATTACTTATATGCATATGGCCGGACACGACCAAGAACACGAAACATTACTGATCGATACTCACGGACAGCCCGTTTGCGATGACGTATGGGATTTGTTTGCTTATACCTGCAGTCGTTTGCCGCACTGCGTCCCGACCTTGCTTGAGCGTGACAACAACTACCCTCCGTTTGCCGAACTCGAAGCCGAAGTAGCCCGTATTGCACAAATCCAACAACAGGCAGAGGAGATCCGCCATGCGGTTGCATAA
- a CDS encoding HvfC family RiPP maturation protein, whose protein sequence is MRLHKNSHRQSSADFQAVFADHVRDPSLPAPEGIDGARLAVYTRLVRNNLKTFLDLCFSDSQVLIDSKNWQDWQNRFLIEARPESPFFNDIPSAFLAYLHCLPADDRPSENILYMMAFETDLLYAETAIQPKTVSVWHDQSKLQWATSAKLKHYPCDFVSTGLESIIEDAPVYVLTWRNRQNEVYYKAVGDADLLLLTHFQEHSTTFTELSQTLQTLTGNKEAEAWLRESVTDWVDAGVLLPLRG, encoded by the coding sequence ATGCGGTTGCATAAGAATTCCCACCGGCAGAGCAGTGCGGATTTTCAGGCTGTTTTTGCCGACCATGTGCGTGATCCGTCGCTTCCAGCTCCCGAAGGCATTGATGGGGCGCGTTTGGCTGTTTATACCAGGCTCGTACGTAACAATCTGAAAACCTTTCTTGATTTATGTTTCAGTGACAGCCAGGTTTTGATTGATTCAAAGAACTGGCAAGACTGGCAAAACAGATTTCTGATTGAAGCCCGTCCTGAATCACCATTTTTTAACGATATTCCTTCAGCATTTTTGGCTTATTTACACTGTCTGCCTGCTGACGATCGTCCATCTGAAAACATTTTATATATGATGGCATTTGAAACCGACTTACTTTATGCCGAAACAGCTATCCAACCTAAGACCGTCAGCGTTTGGCATGACCAAAGCAAACTGCAATGGGCCACGTCTGCCAAGCTCAAGCATTATCCTTGTGATTTTGTATCTACCGGCTTGGAAAGCATTATTGAAGATGCACCCGTCTATGTCCTTACTTGGCGAAACAGGCAAAACGAAGTTTATTACAAGGCTGTCGGAGATGCTGATCTTCTGTTGTTGACCCATTTTCAAGAACACAGCACCACTTTTACCGAATTAAGCCAAACCTTACAAACATTAACCGGTAATAAGGAAGCGGAGGCTTGGCTTCGTGAATCAGTAACCGACTGGGTGGATGCAGGTGTGTTGCTACCTTTGCGTGGATAG
- the metG gene encoding methionine--tRNA ligase, protein MTKRKILVTSALPYANGSIHLGHMVEHIQTDVWVRFQKLRGHECHYCCADDTHGTPVMLAAQKQGLAPEDMIARVREEHLADFTGFHIGYSNYYSTHSPENKAFSEKIYCALKANGKIESRVIEQLFDPEKEMFLPDRFVKGECPKCHAPDQYGDNCEVCGTTYAPTELIKPYSAVSGATPVLRESEHFFFKLGECADFLKAWTGGESKLSDGRIQPHLQPEALNKMKEWLGEGENALSDWDISRDAPYFGFEIPDAPGKYFYVWLDAPVGYMASFQNLCDRIGVDFNEFFQAGSETEMYHFIGKDILYFHALFWPAMLHFSGHRTPTGVFAHGFLTVDGQKMSKSRGTFITAKSYLEQKLNPEWMRYYIAAKLNSKVEDIDLNLNDFIARVNSDLVGKYVNIAARAAGFIAKRFEGRLKDVDNSALLAKLAAESERIAESYETREYARALRDIMALSDAVNEYVDANKPWELAKQEGQEARLHEVCSELINAFSMLTACLAPVLPQTAANAAQFLNIPAITWEHTRTTLGEHAINKYEHLMQRVEQKQVDDLIEANKQSIQTAAETAPAEEGKYAPVAEQASFDAFMKIDMRVAKVLNCEAVEGSTKLLKFDLDFGFEKRVIFSGIAASYPNPAELNGRMVIAVANFAPRKMAKFGVSEGMILSAATADGKLRLLDVHEGAQPGDKVG, encoded by the coding sequence ATGACTAAACGCAAAATTCTCGTTACTTCCGCGCTGCCTTATGCCAACGGCAGCATCCACCTCGGCCACATGGTCGAGCATATCCAGACCGACGTTTGGGTGCGCTTTCAAAAGCTGCGCGGGCATGAGTGCCACTACTGCTGCGCCGACGATACCCACGGCACGCCGGTGATGCTGGCGGCGCAGAAGCAGGGCTTGGCGCCGGAAGACATGATTGCGCGCGTGCGCGAAGAGCATTTGGCCGACTTTACCGGTTTCCACATCGGTTACAGCAATTACTATTCTACCCATTCCCCTGAAAACAAAGCGTTTTCCGAAAAAATCTACTGTGCGCTGAAAGCCAACGGCAAAATCGAAAGCCGCGTTATCGAGCAGCTTTTCGACCCGGAAAAAGAGATGTTCCTGCCCGACCGCTTCGTGAAAGGCGAATGTCCGAAATGCCACGCGCCAGACCAATACGGCGACAACTGCGAAGTGTGCGGTACGACTTACGCGCCCACCGAGCTGATTAAACCTTATTCCGCCGTATCGGGCGCAACGCCCGTATTGCGCGAATCCGAGCATTTTTTCTTCAAACTCGGCGAGTGCGCTGACTTTTTGAAAGCGTGGACGGGCGGCGAAAGCAAACTTTCAGACGGCCGCATCCAGCCCCACCTTCAGCCCGAAGCCTTAAACAAAATGAAAGAATGGCTGGGCGAGGGCGAAAACGCGCTTTCCGACTGGGATATTTCGCGCGACGCGCCGTATTTCGGCTTTGAAATTCCCGATGCGCCGGGCAAATATTTTTACGTCTGGCTCGACGCGCCCGTGGGCTACATGGCCTCGTTTCAAAACCTCTGCGACCGCATCGGCGTTGATTTTAATGAGTTTTTCCAAGCCGGCAGCGAAACCGAAATGTATCACTTCATCGGCAAAGACATCCTCTATTTCCACGCCCTGTTCTGGCCTGCCATGCTGCATTTTTCCGGCCACCGCACCCCGACCGGCGTGTTCGCACACGGCTTCCTCACTGTTGACGGCCAAAAGATGTCGAAATCGCGCGGCACGTTTATCACCGCAAAATCCTATTTAGAACAAAAACTTAATCCCGAATGGATGCGCTACTACATCGCCGCCAAACTCAACAGCAAAGTCGAAGACATCGACTTGAACCTCAACGACTTCATCGCCCGCGTCAACAGCGATTTGGTCGGCAAATACGTCAACATCGCCGCCCGCGCCGCCGGTTTTATCGCCAAACGCTTTGAAGGCCGTCTGAAAGACGTTGATAACAGCGCGCTGTTGGCCAAACTCGCCGCCGAAAGCGAACGCATCGCCGAGAGTTACGAAACCCGCGAATACGCCCGCGCCCTGCGCGACATCATGGCGCTGTCCGACGCGGTGAACGAATACGTCGATGCCAACAAACCGTGGGAATTGGCCAAACAGGAAGGTCAGGAAGCGCGCCTGCACGAAGTGTGCAGCGAATTGATCAACGCCTTTTCCATGCTCACCGCCTGCCTCGCGCCCGTGTTGCCGCAAACCGCCGCAAATGCCGCCCAATTCCTGAATATTCCCGCAATCACTTGGGAACACACCCGTACAACATTGGGCGAACACGCCATCAATAAATACGAACATTTAATGCAACGAGTGGAGCAAAAACAAGTGGACGATTTAATCGAAGCCAACAAACAAAGCATTCAAACTGCAGCTGAAACCGCGCCTGCCGAAGAGGGCAAATACGCGCCCGTTGCCGAGCAAGCCAGCTTCGACGCTTTCATGAAAATCGACATGCGCGTCGCCAAAGTTTTGAACTGCGAAGCCGTCGAAGGCAGCACCAAACTGCTCAAATTCGACCTCGACTTCGGCTTTGAAAAACGCGTGATTTTTTCCGGAATCGCCGCCAGCTACCCCAATCCCGCCGAACTCAACGGCCGCATGGTCATCGCCGTCGCCAACTTCGCCCCGCGCAAAATGGCCAAATTCGGCGTATCCGAAGGCATGATTTTGAGCGCCGCTACCGCCGACGGCAAACTGCGCCTTTTAGACGTACACGAAGGCGCGCAGCCGGGGGATAAAGTCGGTTAA
- a CDS encoding dihydrofolate reductase: MPKITLIAACTADRCIGINNTMPWHLPEDFAFFKAYTLDKPVIMGRKTWESLPKKPLPGRLNIVISRQPDYPAEGAQTAQTLDAALALCGGAEEIIIMGGAEIYAQALPQATDLRITEVDLQVAGDAFFPEFSKQDWQEISREAHVSAKGTGFAFVHYRRRGTD; this comes from the coding sequence ATGCCGAAAATCACCCTCATCGCCGCCTGCACCGCCGACCGCTGCATCGGCATCAACAACACCATGCCCTGGCATCTGCCCGAAGATTTCGCCTTTTTCAAAGCCTACACGCTGGACAAACCCGTCATCATGGGGCGCAAAACCTGGGAATCGCTGCCGAAAAAACCGCTGCCCGGCCGTCTGAATATCGTCATCAGCCGTCAGCCGGACTATCCCGCCGAGGGCGCGCAAACGGCGCAAACGCTGGATGCGGCGCTGGCTTTGTGCGGCGGCGCGGAAGAAATCATCATCATGGGCGGCGCGGAAATCTACGCCCAAGCCCTGCCGCAGGCGACGGATTTGCGGATTACGGAAGTGGATTTGCAGGTTGCGGGCGACGCATTTTTCCCCGAGTTTTCCAAACAGGATTGGCAGGAAATCTCCCGCGAGGCGCACGTTTCGGCCAAGGGCACAGGTTTTGCGTTCGTCCATTACCGGCGGCGCGGGACGGATTGA
- a CDS encoding HvfA family oxazolone/thioamide-modified RiPP metallophore, producing MKKSASLIALASMLALAGGYASAETKQPTVAKTVKTAAKKAAEGTCGEGKCGASHTKKGKAKTKAGEGKCGEGKCGASHSKNAKSAEGKCGEGKCGSK from the coding sequence ATGAAAAAATCAGCTTCTTTAATCGCATTGGCAAGCATGTTGGCATTAGCAGGCGGATACGCGTCTGCCGAAACCAAACAGCCTACAGTCGCTAAAACTGTTAAAACTGCCGCAAAAAAAGCAGCGGAAGGTACCTGTGGCGAAGGTAAATGTGGTGCAAGCCATACGAAAAAAGGCAAAGCAAAAACCAAAGCCGGCGAAGGCAAGTGTGGTGAAGGCAAATGCGGTGCAAGCCATAGCAAAAATGCCAAATCTGCCGAAGGCAAATGCGGCGAAGGTAAATGCGGTAGCAAATAA
- a CDS encoding DegV family protein, which translates to MPGSYASYRCAVLATSSSSLTEMTDRDSLIQILPLGVKTGWSELADGVEISNWEYCLWRKNHLDEPTATTPPPQQLMRNTFQYLHKQGYRAAIVITLSEILSDTAEVVRNLAQEMPELKIHVVDSGICCMPEGFFALEAQRLLDAGKSPLETVACLERLKPGSNIIFGLTSLKPLSLSGTLTRLGASFSDWLGLRTTLRFSDGRLTRLGSVSDDGEMFKDITANVKKLMADKPAEDFVISGLYSGDSAFYRRFAGFFRQETGLDLGKGLPVSAAVAVHVGISGVGVGLVEKAAG; encoded by the coding sequence ATGCCCGGCTCTTATGCCTCCTACCGTTGCGCTGTTCTGGCGACTTCCAGCAGTTCGCTGACCGAAATGACCGACCGCGACAGCCTGATCCAGATTCTGCCGCTGGGCGTGAAAACCGGCTGGAGCGAGCTGGCCGACGGCGTGGAAATCAGCAACTGGGAATACTGCCTGTGGCGTAAAAATCATTTGGACGAACCCACGGCGACCACGCCGCCGCCGCAACAGTTGATGCGCAATACGTTCCAATATCTGCACAAACAGGGTTATCGCGCGGCGATTGTGATTACGCTGAGTGAAATTTTGAGCGATACGGCGGAAGTGGTGCGTAACTTGGCGCAGGAAATGCCGGAATTGAAAATCCATGTAGTCGATTCGGGCATCTGCTGTATGCCTGAGGGCTTTTTTGCACTGGAAGCGCAGCGGCTTTTAGACGCGGGCAAATCGCCGCTGGAAACGGTGGCTTGTCTGGAGCGGCTCAAACCCGGCAGCAACATTATTTTCGGCCTCACTTCGCTCAAGCCGCTCTCGCTCAGCGGAACGCTGACGCGCTTGGGTGCGTCGTTCAGCGACTGGCTCGGCTTGCGGACGACGCTGCGGTTTTCAGACGGCCGTCTGACGCGTTTGGGTTCGGTGTCTGATGATGGGGAAATGTTTAAAGACATCACCGCCAACGTGAAGAAACTGATGGCGGACAAGCCTGCGGAGGATTTTGTGATTTCGGGGCTGTATAGCGGAGATTCGGCTTTTTACCGCCGTTTTGCCGGTTTTTTCCGACAGGAAACCGGCTTGGATTTAGGCAAAGGCTTACCTGTATCCGCTGCGGTGGCGGTGCACGTCGGCATTTCGGGTGTCGGTGTGGGATTGGTGGAGAAAGCCGCCGGATAA
- a CDS encoding CopD family protein, with protein sequence MYLWFKLFHVFFIIAWFAGLFYLPRIYVNLAQVDAAAEPAEYARLLGMAQRLYKFMSPFGWLALVFGVAVPFANGWWAQGWVHVKLVIGVLLIGYQHICRAHLRRFENRACRHSHKFYRVFNEIPVLLMIGALYLVMFKPF encoded by the coding sequence ATGTATTTGTGGTTCAAACTGTTTCATGTGTTTTTTATCATCGCGTGGTTTGCCGGACTGTTTTACCTGCCGCGGATTTATGTGAACCTCGCGCAGGTAGATGCTGCGGCCGAACCCGCCGAATACGCGCGTCTTTTGGGCATGGCGCAGCGGCTGTATAAATTTATGTCGCCGTTTGGCTGGCTGGCGCTGGTGTTCGGCGTTGCGGTTCCGTTTGCCAACGGCTGGTGGGCGCAGGGCTGGGTGCACGTCAAGCTGGTCATCGGCGTTTTGCTCATCGGCTACCAACACATCTGCCGCGCGCACCTGCGCCGCTTTGAAAACCGCGCCTGCCGCCATTCGCACAAATTTTACCGCGTGTTTAACGAAATTCCCGTTTTGC